A single Natrinema pellirubrum DSM 15624 DNA region contains:
- a CDS encoding MBL fold metallo-hydrolase, which produces MRVTFLGTGSALPTGERFQAGILVQEDGRTVLIDCGAGALQRLQQSGVGYEGVSTVLLTHHHLDHVSDLLPLLKARWLAGEDHLEVVGPQGTKALLDDLLAVHEYMQDKIDLQVREVVPGEFSVAGFDVSAYETRHSLPCLAYRFDDRFTFSGDSEAFEGLANFAEGSAILAHDCSFPDGVDVSNHPTPDSLGRALAGREIGRVYLTHLYPHTEGQHEEMLESIGAHYDGDVRFAEDLQTVSIESGRNE; this is translated from the coding sequence ATGCGTGTCACCTTTCTCGGAACGGGTTCGGCGTTGCCCACTGGCGAACGGTTTCAGGCGGGCATCCTCGTCCAGGAGGACGGACGGACCGTCCTGATCGACTGCGGAGCCGGGGCCCTCCAGCGGCTCCAACAGTCCGGCGTCGGCTACGAGGGCGTCTCGACGGTGCTGCTGACCCACCATCACCTCGATCACGTCTCCGACCTGCTCCCGCTGCTGAAGGCCCGCTGGCTCGCCGGGGAGGATCACCTCGAGGTCGTCGGGCCGCAGGGAACCAAGGCGTTGCTCGACGACCTGCTGGCGGTCCACGAGTACATGCAGGACAAGATCGACCTGCAGGTCCGGGAGGTCGTCCCCGGCGAGTTCTCGGTCGCCGGGTTCGACGTCTCGGCCTACGAGACGCGTCACTCCCTGCCGTGTCTGGCCTACCGGTTCGACGACCGGTTTACCTTCAGCGGCGACAGCGAGGCCTTCGAAGGGCTGGCCAACTTCGCCGAGGGATCGGCGATCCTCGCCCACGACTGTTCGTTCCCCGACGGCGTCGACGTCTCGAACCACCCGACGCCCGACAGCCTCGGCCGCGCACTGGCCGGCCGGGAGATCGGCCGGGTCTACCTGACCCACCTCTACCCCCACACCGAGGGCCAGCACGAGGAAATGCTCGAGTCGATCGGAGCCCACTACGACGGCGACGTTCGGTTCGCCGAAGACCTCCAGACGGTTTCGATCGAATCGGGTCGAAACGAGTGA
- a CDS encoding DsrE/DsrF/DrsH-like family protein, translating to MSTDTPSATDGEPMTEEELRAQVAELEEKVAALETAVGDDQQKMTIVATQGSFDMAYPPLILASTAAAFGWDVVVFHTFWGLDILHEEKSKDLKLSAVGNPSMPVPNAVAALPGMDMMATKMMQKKIDENGTATIEELIDLSLESGVDLQACQMTIELMDYDEDDFYDGVTTGVGAATALQHMAESDIQLLV from the coding sequence ATGAGTACGGACACACCGTCGGCGACGGACGGCGAGCCGATGACCGAGGAGGAGTTGCGGGCACAGGTCGCGGAACTCGAGGAGAAAGTCGCCGCGCTCGAGACGGCAGTCGGCGACGATCAGCAGAAGATGACCATCGTCGCCACGCAGGGCAGTTTCGACATGGCGTATCCGCCGCTGATCCTCGCGAGTACGGCGGCCGCTTTCGGCTGGGATGTCGTCGTCTTCCACACGTTCTGGGGGCTCGACATCCTCCACGAGGAGAAGTCGAAAGACCTCAAGCTGAGTGCCGTCGGTAACCCGAGCATGCCGGTCCCGAACGCCGTCGCTGCGCTGCCCGGGATGGACATGATGGCCACGAAGATGATGCAAAAGAAGATCGACGAGAACGGGACCGCCACCATCGAGGAGTTGATCGATCTCTCACTGGAAAGCGGCGTCGACCTGCAGGCCTGCCAGATGACGATCGAGTTGATGGACTACGACGAGGACGACTTCTACGACGGCGTCACTACGGGTGTGGGTGCAGCCACTGCGTTGCAACACATGGCCGAATCCGACATCCAACTCCTCGTCTGA
- a CDS encoding Nmad3 family putative nucleotide modification protein — translation MTVVLAGVGADSTNLGALAPLYDDGRFEYVPIPEKTRETAETETLGSWELRAGDGVAADLTTRITPQPVHDGSETVAGDALESWPLHRDPNFAALTYGEHRTSGYVSRLRALEPGDVVGFYAGLRRPDGDRAHRYLIGYFTVDEVAVVGPEMPPAERESILASHPENAHAKRAQNGDLYLEKPVVIVDGREPGGLFERDPIRLSDYYVKPGNERAQYYLREEIDAEWNVRAGGENMMYKPAYRCALTGSSFRDLIGVPGARTAAERDRWNPGRPRQP, via the coding sequence ATGACGGTCGTCCTCGCCGGCGTCGGCGCTGACAGCACGAACCTCGGTGCCCTGGCTCCGCTGTACGACGACGGGCGGTTCGAGTACGTTCCGATCCCCGAGAAGACCCGCGAGACGGCCGAGACCGAAACGCTCGGCTCGTGGGAGCTGCGGGCCGGTGACGGCGTCGCCGCGGACTTGACGACCCGTATCACGCCACAGCCGGTCCACGACGGGAGCGAGACCGTCGCCGGCGACGCCCTCGAGTCCTGGCCGCTCCACCGTGACCCCAACTTCGCGGCGCTGACCTACGGCGAACACCGGACCAGCGGCTACGTCTCGCGGCTGCGCGCGCTCGAGCCGGGCGACGTCGTCGGGTTCTACGCCGGCCTGCGCCGGCCCGACGGCGACCGCGCGCACCGCTATCTGATCGGCTACTTCACCGTCGACGAGGTTGCCGTCGTCGGCCCGGAGATGCCGCCGGCCGAGCGGGAATCGATCCTCGCTTCCCACCCCGAGAACGCACACGCGAAACGCGCACAGAACGGGGATCTCTACCTCGAGAAGCCGGTCGTGATCGTCGACGGCCGCGAACCCGGCGGGCTCTTCGAGCGGGACCCGATCCGGCTCAGCGACTACTACGTCAAGCCGGGCAACGAGCGGGCACAGTACTACCTCCGCGAAGAGATCGACGCGGAGTGGAACGTCCGGGCCGGCGGCGAGAACATGATGTACAAACCGGCCTATCGCTGTGCCCTCACGGGGTCGTCCTTTCGAGACCTGATCGGGGTTCCGGGCGCGCGGACGGCGGCGGAACGCGACCGCTGGAACCCGGGTCGCCCTCGGCAGCCGTAG
- a CDS encoding acyltransferase: MTGSDDTTPRHERVERHATPGPRNSLAHWTAARNPLRVAINYVVVWLVRISPSLTLKRWLLRRIGVTVGEGVSWGLEATPDVFWPDLITVEADAIVGYDATILCHEFLYEEYRTGEVVVGERAMIGAGAIVLPGVEIGAGARVAANSLVTRDVPPGTTVAGVPAEPMGEPAGDGPTDERPD; the protein is encoded by the coding sequence GTGACGGGTTCCGACGATACGACGCCACGACACGAGCGCGTCGAACGCCACGCGACGCCCGGGCCGCGCAACTCGCTGGCCCACTGGACGGCCGCCCGCAACCCGCTCCGGGTCGCGATCAACTACGTCGTCGTCTGGCTGGTCCGGATCTCGCCGAGTCTCACACTCAAGCGCTGGCTCCTGCGCCGGATCGGCGTCACGGTCGGCGAGGGGGTCTCGTGGGGGCTCGAGGCCACGCCGGACGTTTTCTGGCCGGACCTGATCACCGTCGAGGCCGACGCGATCGTCGGCTACGACGCGACGATCCTCTGTCACGAGTTCCTCTACGAGGAGTACCGGACCGGCGAGGTCGTCGTCGGCGAGCGAGCGATGATCGGCGCGGGCGCGATCGTACTGCCCGGCGTCGAGATCGGAGCGGGCGCTCGGGTGGCGGCGAACTCGCTGGTGACTCGTGACGTCCCACCGGGGACGACGGTCGCGGGGGTCCCCGCGGAACCGATGGGTGAACCGGCCGGTGACGGACCGACCGACGAACGGCCGGACTGA
- a CDS encoding mRNA surveillance protein pelota, translating into MQIKDREQVEGGRERVTVVPESVDDLWHLQYVLEPGDRVAGDTTRRIQRNDDQMRDTGGEREHMWVAIAVEDVEFHKFANRLRVGGEIVACSREDQLNFHHTLNVEPRDELSIEKRFKPDQEARLEEAEEATENPDVAIATVEEGQAHVHTVAQYGTEERATITGTTGKGEYARGRSELFEELGEVLKRQDVDAIILAGPGFTKQDAYKHLEQNEPEVAETVTMVDTAAVGDRGVHEVLKRGAVADVQEETRIESEAEYIDELTRRIADGAKAAYGPEQVEKAAEFGAIEHLLVLDDRLQKERGPDGEWAISVDDVIRTTEQKGGEVTVFSSEFPPGQQLSNLGGIAALLRYRLE; encoded by the coding sequence ATGCAGATCAAAGACCGGGAGCAGGTCGAGGGCGGCCGCGAACGGGTCACGGTCGTCCCCGAGAGCGTCGACGACCTCTGGCACCTGCAGTACGTTCTGGAGCCCGGCGACCGCGTCGCGGGCGATACGACCCGGCGGATCCAGCGCAACGACGACCAGATGCGCGATACCGGCGGCGAGCGCGAACACATGTGGGTCGCCATCGCCGTCGAGGACGTCGAGTTCCACAAGTTCGCCAATCGGCTGCGCGTCGGCGGCGAGATCGTCGCCTGCTCGCGCGAGGACCAGCTGAACTTCCATCACACCCTCAACGTCGAACCACGCGACGAACTCTCGATCGAGAAGCGGTTCAAACCCGACCAGGAGGCCCGCCTCGAGGAGGCCGAAGAGGCGACCGAAAACCCCGACGTGGCCATCGCGACCGTCGAGGAAGGTCAGGCCCACGTCCACACGGTCGCCCAGTACGGTACGGAAGAGCGGGCGACGATCACCGGCACGACCGGCAAGGGCGAGTACGCCCGCGGCCGGTCGGAACTGTTCGAGGAACTCGGCGAGGTTCTCAAACGGCAGGACGTCGACGCGATCATCCTCGCCGGCCCCGGCTTCACGAAACAGGACGCCTACAAGCACCTCGAGCAAAACGAGCCCGAGGTCGCCGAGACCGTTACGATGGTCGATACGGCCGCGGTCGGCGACCGGGGCGTCCACGAGGTACTCAAACGGGGCGCAGTTGCGGACGTCCAAGAGGAGACCCGCATCGAGAGCGAGGCCGAGTATATCGACGAACTCACGCGGCGCATCGCGGACGGTGCCAAGGCGGCCTACGGCCCCGAACAGGTCGAAAAAGCAGCCGAATTCGGCGCGATCGAACACCTGCTCGTCCTCGACGACCGCTTACAGAAAGAACGCGGTCCCGACGGCGAGTGGGCGATCAGCGTCGATGACGTCATCCGGACGACCGAGCAGAAAGGCGGCGAGGTGACGGTCTTCTCGAGCGAGTTCCCACCCGGCCAGCAGCTGTCGAACCTCGGTGGGATCGCCGCCCTGTTGCGGTATCGGCTCGAGTGA
- a CDS encoding sulfurtransferase TusA family protein yields MSDEFDITETLDVKGASCPMPVVKAKSAIDDLDEDDVLEVVATDSGSMSDIDGWATGTDGVELLEQVEDGDVYKHYVQKTA; encoded by the coding sequence ATGAGTGACGAATTCGACATCACGGAGACGCTCGACGTCAAAGGTGCATCGTGTCCCATGCCAGTCGTCAAGGCCAAGTCGGCTATCGACGACCTCGACGAGGACGACGTTCTCGAGGTCGTAGCGACGGACTCGGGCAGTATGAGCGACATCGACGGCTGGGCGACCGGGACCGATGGCGTCGAACTCCTCGAGCAGGTCGAGGACGGCGACGTCTACAAACACTACGTGCAGAAGACGGCGTAA
- the rocF gene encoding arginase has protein sequence MDRTVRIIGAPMDYGANRRGVDMGPSAIRYADLADRLAEADVEPVDDGDLTMPRAEERDPDADQPTDGNAKFLREVEDVCRRVSDRVAATLADGEFPLVLGGDHSVAIGSLAGSAREADLGAIWFDAHADINTPETSPSGNVHGMPLAAALGHGSFGETEWAPAPRLQASSIAYVGLRSIDDRERELLRESELTVFTMSDIDQRGVSSVVEDALAVATDGTDGVHVSLDLDWLDPKTAPGVGTPVRGGVTYREAHAALEALSRRDRADDVLRSMDVVEVNPILDEGNETATLAAELTASTFGKRIF, from the coding sequence ATGGACCGAACCGTCAGGATCATTGGCGCGCCGATGGACTACGGGGCGAACCGCCGGGGGGTCGACATGGGACCGTCCGCGATCCGATACGCGGATCTGGCCGACCGACTCGCCGAGGCGGACGTCGAACCCGTCGACGACGGCGACCTGACGATGCCCCGGGCAGAAGAACGGGATCCGGACGCCGACCAGCCCACCGACGGGAACGCGAAGTTCCTCCGGGAGGTCGAAGACGTCTGTCGGCGAGTGAGCGACCGCGTCGCGGCGACGCTCGCGGACGGGGAGTTCCCCCTCGTTCTCGGTGGCGACCACTCGGTTGCGATCGGCTCACTGGCGGGGTCGGCACGCGAGGCCGATCTCGGCGCGATCTGGTTCGACGCCCATGCCGACATCAATACGCCCGAGACCTCGCCCAGCGGCAACGTCCACGGGATGCCGCTGGCCGCGGCGCTTGGCCACGGGTCGTTCGGCGAGACGGAGTGGGCTCCCGCCCCCCGGCTCCAGGCGTCTTCGATCGCGTACGTCGGTCTCCGGAGCATCGACGATCGCGAACGCGAACTGCTCCGGGAGAGCGAACTGACCGTCTTTACCATGTCCGACATCGATCAGCGGGGCGTCTCGTCCGTCGTCGAGGACGCGCTCGCTGTCGCGACCGACGGGACCGACGGCGTCCACGTCAGCCTCGACCTCGACTGGCTCGATCCCAAGACCGCGCCCGGCGTCGGCACCCCCGTCCGCGGCGGCGTCACCTACCGGGAGGCCCACGCCGCCCTCGAGGCCCTCTCGCGGCGCGACCGCGCGGACGACGTCCTCAGATCGATGGACGTCGTCGAGGTCAACCCGATCTTGGACGAGGGCAACGAGACGGCGACGCTGGCAGCCGAACTGACCGCGAGTACGTTCGGCAAGCGCATCTTCTGA
- a CDS encoding NAD(P)/FAD-dependent oxidoreductase: MTENVVVLGAGYAGTGAITKLQSELGGNARLTWIADVDYHLVLHESHRVIRDPSVRSDITFPVEEIADPATRFIQDEVVGLDVDEQVVELEDTDDVEYDYVLVGLGSQTAYYGIPGLEEHSLTLKSLDDALEIHEAVKDASQEATRGEPAQVVIGGAGLSGIQTAGEIAEFRDEHRAPIEIHLVEALEEIFPGNDPEIQQALRDLLEDAGVQIHTDDPITEATEDHIEFDEGEPLDHDVLVWTGGITGRDAMETADLEKEHNRVNASANFQTSDERVFAIGDSAIIDQGDQPAPPTAQAAWQAAEVAGENIARAIQNRPLKTWEHEDKGTVISVGDEAVAHEVKPAFGISLPVDTFGGIPAKNLKKMIAARWIADITSWNEARKSWSSL; encoded by the coding sequence ATGACTGAGAACGTCGTCGTACTCGGAGCCGGCTACGCCGGAACCGGTGCGATCACGAAGCTCCAATCCGAACTCGGGGGCAACGCGCGACTGACCTGGATCGCCGACGTCGACTATCACCTCGTTCTCCACGAATCCCACCGCGTCATCCGCGATCCCAGCGTCCGCTCGGACATCACCTTCCCCGTCGAGGAGATCGCCGACCCCGCGACCCGCTTTATCCAGGACGAGGTCGTCGGCCTCGACGTCGACGAGCAGGTCGTCGAACTCGAAGACACCGACGACGTCGAGTACGACTACGTTCTCGTCGGACTGGGCAGCCAGACCGCCTACTACGGTATCCCCGGCCTCGAGGAACACTCCCTGACCCTGAAGAGTTTAGACGACGCGCTGGAGATCCACGAAGCGGTCAAAGACGCCAGTCAGGAGGCGACCCGCGGCGAGCCCGCACAGGTCGTCATCGGCGGTGCCGGCCTCTCGGGCATCCAGACCGCCGGCGAGATCGCCGAGTTCCGCGACGAACACCGCGCGCCGATCGAGATCCACCTCGTCGAGGCCCTCGAGGAGATCTTCCCCGGCAACGACCCCGAGATCCAGCAGGCCCTGCGGGACCTCCTCGAGGACGCCGGTGTCCAGATCCACACCGATGACCCGATCACCGAGGCCACTGAGGACCACATCGAGTTCGACGAGGGCGAGCCCCTCGATCACGATGTCCTCGTCTGGACCGGCGGCATTACGGGCCGCGACGCGATGGAGACCGCCGACCTCGAGAAGGAACACAACCGCGTCAACGCGAGCGCGAACTTCCAGACTTCCGACGAGCGCGTCTTCGCCATCGGCGACTCGGCGATCATCGATCAGGGCGACCAGCCCGCACCGCCGACGGCACAGGCCGCCTGGCAGGCCGCCGAAGTCGCCGGCGAGAACATCGCCCGCGCGATCCAGAACCGCCCGTTGAAGACCTGGGAACACGAGGACAAGGGGACCGTCATCTCCGTCGGCGACGAAGCCGTCGCCCACGAGGTCAAGCCCGCCTTCGGCATCTCCCTGCCCGTCGACACCTTCGGCGGCATCCCGGCCAAGAACTTAAAGAAGATGATCGCCGCCCGCTGGATCGCCGACATCACCTCCTGGAACGAGGCCCGCAAGTCCTGGTCGTCGTTGTAA
- a CDS encoding DUF7344 domain-containing protein: MSRSRQTALETETIYTLLADETHRAVLEALRADEPASPDELGRRLAASDRSLEESTAGWTDRRAITVELIHYYLPKLDDHDVVEYDRSDATVTTGPNVDDIAPLLDGIETVSS; the protein is encoded by the coding sequence ATGTCCCGTTCCCGACAGACCGCCCTCGAGACCGAGACCATCTACACGCTGCTCGCGGACGAAACACACCGGGCCGTCCTCGAGGCGCTTCGGGCGGACGAGCCGGCGTCGCCCGACGAACTCGGTCGTCGCCTCGCCGCGTCGGATCGCTCCCTCGAGGAGAGTACCGCCGGATGGACTGATCGTCGTGCGATCACCGTCGAGCTGATCCACTACTACCTGCCGAAACTCGACGATCACGACGTCGTCGAGTACGACCGGTCGGACGCGACGGTGACGACCGGACCGAACGTCGACGACATTGCACCGCTTCTCGACGGGATCGAAACGGTCTCGTCCTGA
- a CDS encoding TrmB family transcriptional regulator, with product MSDENAAVDAFETLGLTSYEAKVFIALHRLGAGTARDVAEVTDVPRSQVYSVAESLESKGLLEVQQSNPIRYRPVSVDTARETLRNQFEREQDRAFEYVETVKNEPSGEETQEDIWTVRGRDRVTDRIIELVSKADDRIIFGTRLSELVTDSIERTLSERAAAGVSVVIVSRTPAIHERFADHEGIVVDTPPSHRDDDQRSGRIAVADDDSILLSVLGGESGETAIWSSESVFASVLIQLIEASDEVRGD from the coding sequence GTGAGCGACGAGAACGCGGCCGTCGACGCCTTCGAAACGCTGGGGCTGACCAGCTACGAGGCCAAGGTCTTCATCGCCTTGCACCGGCTCGGCGCGGGGACCGCCCGCGACGTCGCCGAGGTCACCGACGTCCCCCGGTCGCAGGTCTACAGCGTCGCCGAGAGTTTGGAATCGAAGGGCTTGCTCGAGGTCCAGCAGTCGAACCCGATCCGGTACCGGCCGGTGAGCGTCGACACCGCTCGGGAGACGCTCCGGAATCAGTTCGAACGCGAACAGGACCGGGCCTTCGAGTACGTCGAAACGGTCAAGAACGAACCTTCGGGTGAGGAAACCCAGGAGGATATCTGGACGGTCCGCGGTCGCGACCGCGTTACCGACCGGATCATCGAACTCGTCTCGAAGGCCGACGACCGGATCATCTTCGGGACGCGCCTCTCGGAACTGGTGACCGACTCGATCGAGCGGACCCTCTCCGAGCGGGCGGCGGCCGGCGTCTCGGTCGTCATCGTCAGCAGGACGCCGGCGATCCACGAGCGGTTCGCCGACCATGAGGGGATCGTCGTCGACACCCCACCGAGCCACCGGGATGACGATCAACGCTCCGGCCGCATCGCCGTCGCTGACGACGACAGCATCCTGTTGAGCGTCCTCGGCGGGGAGAGCGGCGAGACGGCGATCTGGAGTTCGGAGTCGGTGTTCGCCTCGGTGCTGATCCAACTCATCGAAGCCAGCGACGAGGTCAGGGGCGACTAA
- a CDS encoding MMPL family transporter — MSVPDRLADALMSHTRIVLVVLLLTTAVVGAGMPMVDDDSSLDQFESDSDEAKALERIDENFTSEQRENATTVQLIVRGSEDDNVLTKESLIDSLELQQEIREDESINETLVENQSMVGVENVIATSVIKNERAAELNETRSRLSDGLNTTVGIQRQYEQLNDSYNETDPEYQRQAAELEAQLNATVENATAGLSETQTARYEAAVQDVREIESQQYEIRSQTDAPAEDPEYQRLSAQRQEAYRNGTVGVLEAEYAALQSSEQPPLEEQIAALEDLDDEEFERTLEETLSGEGDDNFAIGFMPSSYEPGSTAAETRMTAITQSTAGDTAGGMESGMISDEILDSQLEIRDMAESHEQDYLVFGAGVITDEIDRSMGDSLAIVGPLALLFVVVALLVAYRDPLDIVLGVAGIVAVLVWTFGFMGWADIAFNQMFVAVPVLLIGLSIDYAIHVFMRHREQREADGADGTVRGSMTVALAGVGAALVWVTATTVIGFLSNLVSPIGPIREFGVVSSVGIVAALIVFGALIPAAKVEIDEFLESRGFDRRKRAFGTGGGRFSEVLTVGSTAARRFPLAVLLVVALITAGGAYGATQVDTSFQQEDFLADSPPEWTQNLPGGMAPGEYHAKDNLEYVNEHFQPENSQAQILVEGDVADDEFLNATDQARDDAAAEGGVAYTLATGDADIQGPLSTMERVAGQNESFNESFTAADTDGDGVPDENVSALYDQLFEIDEDAASQVLHRTDGGEYESARLIVGVQGDASASETTEEMRTIADDYEDRGDGEWSAIATGDPIVSHIVEQDLLDTVLESLLITLVAVFLFLTAAYWLAGNSASLGAVTLLPVAFSVAWILGTMYLIGMPFNVLTGMITSLTVGLGVAYSIHISERYRLELERQGNVWSALQTTVTGTGGALLGSAATTVGGFGTLAFAILPALQQFGIITGLTITYAFLASVVVLPSLLVLWTRYFGPDVSFDTAGATGSAPTASDGGEPTDDGGSNE; from the coding sequence ATGAGCGTTCCCGATCGACTCGCGGACGCCCTCATGTCTCACACGAGAATCGTACTCGTCGTCCTCCTGCTCACGACGGCAGTCGTCGGTGCAGGCATGCCGATGGTCGACGACGACTCCTCGCTCGATCAGTTCGAGAGCGACTCCGACGAGGCGAAAGCCCTCGAGCGGATCGATGAGAACTTTACCAGCGAACAACGGGAAAACGCCACGACCGTCCAGTTGATCGTTCGGGGTAGCGAGGACGACAACGTTCTCACGAAAGAGTCTCTGATCGACTCTCTGGAGCTACAACAGGAGATCCGCGAGGACGAGTCGATCAACGAGACGCTGGTCGAGAACCAGTCGATGGTCGGCGTCGAGAACGTCATCGCGACGTCGGTGATCAAAAACGAACGGGCGGCCGAACTCAACGAGACCCGGTCGCGGCTCAGCGACGGGCTCAACACGACGGTCGGGATCCAGCGACAGTACGAGCAACTGAACGACTCGTACAACGAGACCGACCCCGAGTACCAGCGACAGGCCGCCGAACTCGAGGCACAACTCAACGCCACCGTCGAGAACGCGACGGCCGGCCTTTCCGAAACCCAGACCGCGCGGTACGAGGCTGCGGTTCAGGACGTCCGTGAGATCGAGTCCCAGCAGTACGAGATTCGATCACAGACGGACGCGCCGGCGGAAGATCCCGAGTACCAGCGACTCTCGGCCCAGCGCCAGGAAGCGTATCGGAACGGCACCGTCGGCGTCCTCGAGGCCGAGTACGCTGCCCTCCAGAGCAGCGAGCAACCGCCGCTCGAGGAACAGATCGCGGCCCTCGAGGATCTCGACGATGAGGAGTTCGAGCGAACCCTCGAGGAGACGCTGTCGGGTGAGGGCGACGACAACTTCGCGATCGGGTTCATGCCGTCGTCGTACGAACCCGGCTCGACGGCGGCCGAAACCCGCATGACGGCGATCACGCAGTCGACCGCCGGCGACACCGCGGGCGGGATGGAAAGCGGCATGATCAGCGACGAGATCCTCGATAGCCAACTCGAGATCCGCGATATGGCGGAGTCACACGAGCAGGACTATCTCGTCTTCGGTGCCGGCGTCATCACGGACGAGATCGACCGCTCGATGGGCGACAGCCTCGCCATCGTCGGCCCGCTCGCGCTGTTGTTCGTCGTCGTTGCCCTGCTGGTCGCCTATCGTGACCCGCTCGATATCGTCCTCGGGGTCGCCGGCATCGTCGCCGTCCTCGTCTGGACGTTCGGCTTCATGGGCTGGGCCGATATCGCGTTCAACCAGATGTTCGTCGCGGTCCCGGTGTTGCTGATCGGGCTCTCGATCGACTACGCGATCCACGTCTTCATGCGCCACCGCGAACAGCGCGAGGCCGACGGCGCCGATGGGACCGTCCGCGGTTCGATGACGGTCGCGCTGGCCGGCGTCGGCGCCGCCCTCGTCTGGGTGACGGCCACGACCGTCATCGGGTTCCTCTCGAACCTCGTCAGTCCGATCGGCCCCATCCGCGAGTTCGGGGTCGTCAGCTCCGTCGGTATCGTCGCCGCGCTGATCGTCTTCGGTGCGTTGATCCCCGCCGCAAAGGTCGAGATCGACGAGTTCCTCGAATCCCGCGGCTTCGACCGCCGCAAACGGGCCTTCGGGACCGGTGGCGGCCGTTTCAGCGAGGTGCTGACGGTCGGTTCGACCGCCGCCCGTCGGTTCCCGCTTGCCGTCCTGCTGGTCGTCGCGCTGATCACCGCCGGCGGTGCTTACGGGGCGACGCAGGTCGACACCAGCTTCCAGCAGGAGGACTTCCTCGCCGACAGCCCGCCGGAGTGGACGCAGAACCTGCCCGGCGGGATGGCTCCCGGCGAGTACCACGCCAAGGACAACCTCGAGTACGTCAACGAACACTTCCAGCCGGAAAACAGTCAGGCACAGATCCTCGTCGAGGGTGATGTCGCCGACGACGAGTTCCTGAACGCGACCGATCAGGCACGGGACGACGCCGCCGCCGAGGGCGGTGTTGCCTACACGCTCGCGACCGGCGACGCCGACATTCAGGGGCCGCTCTCGACGATGGAACGGGTCGCCGGCCAGAACGAGTCGTTCAACGAATCGTTCACCGCGGCCGATACGGACGGCGACGGCGTCCCCGACGAGAACGTCTCGGCGCTGTACGACCAGCTGTTCGAGATCGACGAAGACGCCGCGAGCCAGGTCCTCCACCGGACCGACGGCGGCGAGTACGAGTCCGCACGACTGATCGTCGGCGTTCAGGGCGATGCATCCGCCAGCGAGACGACCGAAGAGATGCGGACCATCGCCGACGACTACGAAGATCGCGGCGACGGCGAGTGGAGCGCCATCGCCACCGGCGATCCGATCGTCAGCCACATCGTCGAACAGGACCTGCTCGATACCGTCCTCGAGAGCCTGCTGATCACGCTCGTGGCGGTGTTCCTGTTCCTCACCGCCGCCTACTGGCTGGCCGGCAACAGCGCGTCGCTGGGGGCGGTCACCCTGCTCCCGGTCGCGTTCTCCGTGGCCTGGATCCTCGGCACGATGTATCTCATCGGGATGCCCTTCAACGTCCTCACGGGGATGATCACGAGCCTCACCGTCGGGCTCGGGGTCGCCTACAGCATCCACATCAGCGAACGCTACCGGCTCGAACTCGAGCGCCAGGGCAACGTCTGGTCGGCGCTGCAGACGACCGTCACCGGCACCGGCGGCGCGTTGCTCGGCAGCGCGGCGACGACCGTCGGCGGGTTCGGGACGCTCGCCTTCGCGATCCTCCCCGCGCTCCAGCAGTTCGGGATCATCACCGGGCTGACGATCACGTACGCGTTCCTCGCGAGCGTCGTCGTCCTCCCGTCGCTGCTCGTGTTGTGGACGCGGTACTTCGGCCCGGACGTCTCGTTCGATACGGCCGGCGCCACCGGCTCCGCACCGACCGCCAGTGACGGCGGCGAACCGACCGACGACGGAGGGAGCAACGAGTGA